AGCACACCCTCAAACGACTGCTCCTCCTGATCATGCAAAAGCCAATTGGAAAGCCAAAGGATCAAGCAATCAATCAAAATCACTGTCTGCTGTTCTTGTATGTCCTTTTGTGCTCCGAGCTTCGTCAGCCATTCTGTCAATGCATACGGCTCCTCAATCGTTTGCCAAGGAAAGTTGGACTGCAAGCGGCGGTCGCGATGGTGCAAGATCCGCTCTTCCATTTCCTCATCAGTGATTGGTGCGGTCGCGATGTAAACACCCGAGGAGCCCAAATGAGCCGCGTATTTTTCGGCAAACGTGCTTTTTCCGCTGCGTGCTCCACCTGTTATCAGTACGATCATGCTTTTGTCTCCTTACACTTGCGATTGCAAAATAATTTGCGGCAAATGATGAACAGGATGCTCCATGACAATCGGTCTAGTTCCGTATACAGCCTCTATTCTGTCACTTTGCAAAATGTCTTTTGGTGTGCCGACGCTTATCTGCTTTCCTTTATGCAGCATCAAAATACGATCGCAGTAAAGGGAGGCCAGATTCAGATCGTGCAGCACAGCAATGACCGTCACCTGTGTCGTCTTTTGCCATTTGCGCACGATGTCCATAAGCTGAATCTGGTACCCGATATCGAGGTAAGTCGTGGGTTCATCGAGCAACAGCACTTGAGGTCTTTGGATCAATGCCTTCCCCAAAGCTACGCGTTGCTTTTCCCCACCACTCAACTGATCCAGTGTGCGCTCTTCCAAATGTTCAAGGCCGAGCATCTGTACGATTTCATCAATAAGCGATGCGACATCCTGCTTCTCTTCCCCCAGCCAATTTTGGTAAGGAAAGCGTCCCATCTCCAACACCTCTCGGACTCGAAAGCCGACTGGCGGCAGCCCCTCTTGCTCCAATACAGCCAGTATTTTGGCAAGCTCTTTGCGTGGATAGGAATGAAGCTTTTTCTCCTGAAGCAAAATATCTCCTGCATCTGCCTTGATGACCCCTGAAATCATTTTCAGCAAGGTGGATTTACCGCTTCCATTTGGTCCGATAATGCCAAAAAATTCTCCCTTGTCCACGCAAAAATCGATTCCGTGCAAAACTGGCGTATCCTGATACGATTTTTGCAAGCTGTGCACATTGATCATTGCATACGTTACCTCTTCCTAAAGCGTTTATTTTGCTTCAATAAATACGCGAAAAACGGTGCTCCCAGAAAAGCTGTCACAACACCGAGCGGGATTTCCGTTGGACTCAGCAGCATTCTGGCGAGAGTGTCGGCCCACAGCACATAAATACCACCACAGATCGCGGCCATCGGCAGTAAAATTCGATGGTCAGGACCAACCAGCATACGGACGAGGTGCGGTACCACCAGGCCAACGAACCCGATAATTCCCGCGATAGAAACCGCCGCTGCCGTCAGGAGTGTCGAGACGACCAGAACCACCAGCTTCGTTCGATCTACATGGACGCCGAGATGCGCAGCCTGCCGCTCGCCTAACGCAAATAGGTTCAAGGAACGCGCATAGCTTACCAGCACCATTCCGCCTATGACCAAGTACGGAATCAAGACATACGTAAAGGCCCAGCCCCGAAATGACAGGCTGCCCATCAGCCAGAACACGATCTCATTCACCGTCTGATCCGATAGCGACACCATAAAGGAAACGAGTGAGCCGAGAAAAGCCTGCACCACAACACCAGACAAAATCAGGGTCTCCGTTTGCAGCTTTCCTTGGGTGTTCGCGAGTCCGAGTACGATCCATAAACTGAGCAGTCCTGTAAGAAAAGCGACAACAGGCGTGCTCCATGCACCCAAAAAGCTGATTTGCAAGCCAAACAGGATCAAAAAGGCTGCTCCGACAGCAGAACCAGATGCCACGCCCATCGTAAACGGATCTGCGAGCGGATTGCGCAAAACTCCCTGAAAGCCCGCTCCCGCAAGAGATAAGCAGGCGCCAATCAAAACAGCCAATACAACGCGTGGAAAACGAACCTTCATGACAATTTGCTCAGATGACTCCGGCCACGCTACGGTGATCCACTCAGACAAGCCCGAGATTTGGTGGAGCAGGATGAGCCATACTTGCGAAATGGGAAGGTGTGCCGCCCCCATCGAGATACTGATGATTATTGAAGCCAGAAGGACGAGACAGCTGGCTCCTCCCCATATGAACAATCGTTTCTTCATTTTATTTCACCAAGTCAGGGTAAATCGCCTTCGCTACTTCAATCAAGCCTTGTGTAATACGCGGACCAGGACGGGACAAAATATTTTGGTCCATGCCAAAGATTTGTTTTTCACGAATCGCCTTCATTTTATCCCAGCCATTACGCTTGGCGATCATATCCTCCAGCTTGACGCCAGTCTTTTCATCGGTAATTCCGCTCGCATACAAAATGACGTCTGGATCGTTTTGCAAAATCTTTTCTTCACTGATCGGATTCCAGCCCTGTGTGTCAGAGGCAATATTTGTCGCTCCAGCCAGTGTGATGAGTTCATCCATGAATTCACCTTTTCCGACTGTCCAGCCTGGGGAAAACTCAAGGTATACCTTTTTCTTCTCTTCTGGTTTTACATTTTTCACTGCTTCTTGAACGTACGCGATATCCTTCTTCATTTGCGCGACAACTTTTTCGGCTTGTTCTTGTTTGTTAGTGATAACTCCCATCACCAACACATTGTTTAGGATGTCATCCATCTTTGTCGGATGGGTAATGTAGACGGGCATCCCGAGAGATTTGAGCTTGTCAGCCACTGGCTTCTCCATCGAAATCCCACCGACGACCATATCTGGCGTTTGAGCGAGAATCGCTTCTTCATTCGGTTTGACGACGCCGCCAATTTTCGGTTTTGTCTTCGCCGCTTCTGGATAATCATCGTAGTCTGAGACAGCTACGATCCGATTTTCCAAGCCTAATGCGAACAAAATCTCTGTCTCGGCAGGTGATGTGGAGACGATTCGCTCAGGAGCTTTTGCAAAGGTTACTTCTTTTCCTGTCGCATCCTTGACTGTCAACGGATACGTAGTTTGTTTTGCAGGCTGCTCGGCTGTATTCTCTTGCGGTGCTGTCTGCGGTGCACTGGTTTGTCCACCAGGTGCTTGCTGGCTGTTATCGTTACCCGCACAACCTGCGAGGCTCGCCGCAACTAGTAGTGGGATCATGAATCGCAATGAACGTTTCATATGTAGAACTTCCTTTCTGCGTGTCTGATTGACTGTACCTTCCAATAAAAAAAGCGACCCTTGCTTCCATTCGGAAATCAAAGGGTCGGCACCTCAGGGCAAACAGACAGGATGGTCTGCTTCCTGAAATAGGCCGATCCTTTCCGCGAAGGCAACAGGCACAAAAACAAACAGGCAGGTCTCCTGGCTTACGGCTGAGGAACGAGCCGATTTACAGTGGCGGGACCGCGTCGGATTTTCACCGACTTCCCTTTTCACCCGATCTTTTTGAGAAAAGACGAGGCACCTATTTGCTGTTACGTTTGAAATTGTCACAGTCCATGACTCATCCTACATCATAGCATTCCTTGGATGAAAAAAGAATGACAAACACGTAAGCCAATACTTTCTTGCCTGCTAAAAATGAAAACACCTGAACAAAAGGTTCAGGCAAATGGAATGCTTTTGGCAAAGCTTTTAACCACGTTTGTGCAAATAATCCAGAATGCCCATGGCGCACACCTGTAAATCGAGCTTGAGTACTCCGAAAACTTCGTGGTCATCATTGATGCCTTGTGACTGTAGATGCTCCGAGACTCGTTCCAATAACTTACGAGACAGATCAGCATATGTTTGTCCAACAGCAAGTGTTGATTCTCCTTCCGCCACAAACACAGGGAGCCACTCACGTATTTGGCGGTACACATCGTCTACCTGTTCAGACATCCCAAAATGACCAAAGTAAATGCGATTCAGCTTGCGCGCTTCAAATCGACGTAGAGACGCT
The window above is part of the Brevibacillus brevis NBRC 100599 genome. Proteins encoded here:
- the cobU gene encoding bifunctional adenosylcobinamide kinase/adenosylcobinamide-phosphate guanylyltransferase, which encodes MIVLITGGARSGKSTFAEKYAAHLGSSGVYIATAPITDEEMEERILHHRDRRLQSNFPWQTIEEPYALTEWLTKLGAQKDIQEQQTVILIDCLILWLSNWLLHDQEEQSFEGVLQQVDVLVNKLKDYHGTVLLVTNEVGDGLVPQHPLGRMFRDLAGLMNQRVAAVADQVFLVTAGIPVELKGQAFRF
- a CDS encoding ABC transporter ATP-binding protein; the encoded protein is MINVHSLQKSYQDTPVLHGIDFCVDKGEFFGIIGPNGSGKSTLLKMISGVIKADAGDILLQEKKLHSYPRKELAKILAVLEQEGLPPVGFRVREVLEMGRFPYQNWLGEEKQDVASLIDEIVQMLGLEHLEERTLDQLSGGEKQRVALGKALIQRPQVLLLDEPTTYLDIGYQIQLMDIVRKWQKTTQVTVIAVLHDLNLASLYCDRILMLHKGKQISVGTPKDILQSDRIEAVYGTRPIVMEHPVHHLPQIILQSQV
- a CDS encoding FecCD family ABC transporter permease, producing MKKRLFIWGGASCLVLLASIIISISMGAAHLPISQVWLILLHQISGLSEWITVAWPESSEQIVMKVRFPRVVLAVLIGACLSLAGAGFQGVLRNPLADPFTMGVASGSAVGAAFLILFGLQISFLGAWSTPVVAFLTGLLSLWIVLGLANTQGKLQTETLILSGVVVQAFLGSLVSFMVSLSDQTVNEIVFWLMGSLSFRGWAFTYVLIPYLVIGGMVLVSYARSLNLFALGERQAAHLGVHVDRTKLVVLVVSTLLTAAAVSIAGIIGFVGLVVPHLVRMLVGPDHRILLPMAAICGGIYVLWADTLARMLLSPTEIPLGVVTAFLGAPFFAYLLKQNKRFRKR
- a CDS encoding ABC transporter substrate-binding protein; this translates as MKRSLRFMIPLLVAASLAGCAGNDNSQQAPGGQTSAPQTAPQENTAEQPAKQTTYPLTVKDATGKEVTFAKAPERIVSTSPAETEILFALGLENRIVAVSDYDDYPEAAKTKPKIGGVVKPNEEAILAQTPDMVVGGISMEKPVADKLKSLGMPVYITHPTKMDDILNNVLVMGVITNKQEQAEKVVAQMKKDIAYVQEAVKNVKPEEKKKVYLEFSPGWTVGKGEFMDELITLAGATNIASDTQGWNPISEEKILQNDPDVILYASGITDEKTGVKLEDMIAKRNGWDKMKAIREKQIFGMDQNILSRPGPRITQGLIEVAKAIYPDLVK